The Candidatus Edwardsbacteria bacterium genome has a segment encoding these proteins:
- a CDS encoding fibronectin type III domain-containing protein translates to MKKLFMVLTLACLLSPARALEPPVDVKAVDTPNDEGSSITVSWGRSPQDQGDATVFKGYQILRAENDKGPFVEAGFVICGKNDFRDNVESHKSYYYQVRAVAFPDSSNAVLTGPAAATAQWFDSSRTNVLILTIILCFLIIWYIERAKKGEELFIRKIQGLDAIDEAVGRSTELGKPIMFSFGLGEIKDIVTVAALAILRQVAVRCAQHGTELLVPNWDPLVMAAAQETVQQAYSEPGRPDLYKEGNVSFLTSDQFGYAAGVDGMMLRQKPGAVFFMGYFYAEALLMSETGHSIGAIQIAGTTAITQLPFFIASCDYTLIGEEMLAASCYLKRDPQLLGSLKGEDFVKAFLIIGFALMAVWGTAGYILNNAGNPWMMNVFQAVKNWFITG, encoded by the coding sequence ATGAAAAAGTTATTCATGGTTCTGACGCTGGCCTGTCTGCTGTCCCCGGCCCGGGCCCTGGAGCCGCCGGTGGATGTCAAGGCGGTGGATACTCCCAACGACGAGGGGAGTTCCATCACCGTAAGCTGGGGAAGGTCGCCCCAGGATCAGGGGGATGCCACCGTCTTCAAGGGCTACCAGATCCTGCGGGCGGAGAATGACAAAGGACCCTTTGTTGAGGCCGGCTTCGTCATCTGCGGCAAGAACGATTTCCGCGACAATGTCGAGAGCCATAAAAGTTATTATTACCAGGTCCGGGCGGTCGCCTTCCCGGATTCTTCGAATGCGGTCCTGACCGGCCCGGCCGCCGCCACCGCCCAGTGGTTCGACAGCAGCCGGACCAACGTGCTGATACTGACCATCATCCTCTGTTTCCTGATCATCTGGTATATCGAGCGGGCCAAGAAGGGCGAGGAACTGTTCATCCGCAAGATCCAGGGGCTGGATGCCATCGACGAGGCGGTGGGCCGTTCCACCGAGCTGGGCAAACCCATCATGTTCTCCTTCGGCCTGGGCGAGATCAAGGACATCGTGACGGTGGCCGCCCTGGCCATCCTGCGCCAGGTGGCGGTGCGCTGCGCCCAGCACGGCACCGAACTGCTGGTCCCCAACTGGGACCCGCTGGTGATGGCCGCCGCCCAGGAGACCGTGCAGCAGGCCTATTCCGAGCCGGGCCGGCCCGACCTATACAAGGAGGGCAACGTCAGCTTTCTGACCTCCGACCAGTTCGGCTACGCCGCCGGGGTGGACGGGATGATGCTCCGGCAGAAACCGGGGGCGGTGTTCTTCATGGGCTATTTCTACGCCGAGGCCCTGCTGATGTCAGAGACCGGCCATTCCATCGGGGCCATCCAGATAGCCGGCACCACCGCCATCACCCAGCTGCCGTTCTTCATCGCCTCCTGCGATTACACCCTGATCGGCGAGGAGATGCTGGCGGCCTCCTGCTACCTCAAAAGAGATCCCCAGCTGCTGGGCAGCCTCAAGGGGGAGGATTTCGTCAAGGCCTTTCTGATAATCGGCTTTGCCCTGATGGCCGTCTGGGGCACGGCGGGATATATTTTGAACAATGCGGGAAACCCCTGGATGATGAACGTCTTCCAGGCCGTCAAGAACTGGTTCATAACCGGTTAG
- a CDS encoding V-type ATP synthase subunit F: MERLAVITDPCTATGFRMAGIETHEVADIHQMRSKVLELMKSDSYGMIAVNEDLGGDLGDDINRLIKGRALPVILPFPVPQGGVVESGEAYLSKLVKQAIGFYVKLK; the protein is encoded by the coding sequence ATGGAAAGATTGGCCGTGATAACCGACCCCTGCACCGCCACCGGATTCCGGATGGCGGGCATAGAGACCCATGAGGTGGCCGACATCCACCAGATGCGCAGCAAGGTGCTGGAGCTGATGAAGAGCGACAGCTACGGCATGATAGCGGTCAACGAGGACCTGGGCGGGGACCTGGGGGATGACATCAACCGCCTGATCAAGGGCCGGGCCCTGCCGGTTATTTTGCCGTTCCCGGTTCCCCAGGGCGGGGTGGTGGAGTCGGGCGAGGCCTATCTTTCCAAATTAGTCAAGCAGGCCATCGGGTTCTACGTTAAGTTGAAATGA
- a CDS encoding V-type ATP synthase subunit A gives MQGIIQKISGPAVIAKGMMGARMYDIVRVGKLGLVGEIIRLDGDTAFIQVYEDTSGLFVGEKVETTGQPLMVELGPGLLEAIFDGIQRPLDQIKKMEGDFIARGVEVPSLDREKKWHFQPAAKKGDQVSGGDLLGRVQENEWFVHNVMVPPKITGKIKDIVKEGDYTVTDDIATLDDGTKLQMMHAWPVREPRPFKKKMDPNEMFITGQRILDTLFPVAMGGTAAIPGPFGSGKTVVQQTLAKHSNAQVIIYVGCGERGNEMTEVLTEFPELKDPKTGRPLMERTVLIANTSNMPVAAREASIYTGITLAEYFRDMGFSVAMMADSTSRWAEALREISSRLEEMPGEEGYPTYLSSKLAAFYERAGRTVCLGSDGRIGSVTVVGAVSPPGGDFSEPVTQSTLRIVGTFWALDASLAQRRHFPAINWNRSYSLYAEMLTGWLKENVVGDYDLVRRRAMELLQKEAELQEVVQLVGPDALQDNERMIIEVGKMLREDFLQQHAFSEVDGHCSLDKGYWMLKGILALYDECQKAISHGKMHINDILNLQQIEQCARFKEVPQKEFKAHMDKFMAGLADTFAGK, from the coding sequence ATGCAGGGCATCATTCAGAAGATATCCGGGCCGGCGGTCATTGCCAAGGGCATGATGGGCGCCCGGATGTACGACATAGTCAGGGTGGGCAAGCTGGGGCTGGTGGGCGAGATCATCCGGCTGGACGGCGACACCGCCTTCATCCAGGTCTACGAGGACACCTCCGGCCTGTTCGTGGGCGAGAAGGTGGAGACCACCGGCCAGCCGCTGATGGTGGAGCTGGGGCCGGGCCTGCTGGAGGCCATCTTCGACGGCATCCAGCGTCCCCTGGATCAGATCAAGAAAATGGAGGGCGACTTCATCGCCCGCGGGGTGGAGGTTCCCAGCCTGGACCGGGAGAAGAAATGGCATTTCCAGCCGGCCGCCAAGAAGGGAGACCAGGTCTCCGGCGGCGACCTGCTGGGCCGGGTGCAGGAGAACGAATGGTTCGTGCATAATGTGATGGTGCCGCCCAAGATCACGGGGAAGATAAAGGACATCGTCAAAGAGGGCGATTACACCGTGACCGACGACATCGCCACCCTGGATGACGGCACCAAGCTGCAGATGATGCATGCCTGGCCGGTGCGCGAGCCGCGGCCCTTCAAGAAAAAGATGGACCCCAACGAGATGTTCATCACCGGCCAGCGGATATTGGACACCCTGTTCCCGGTGGCCATGGGCGGGACCGCCGCCATCCCCGGGCCCTTCGGCTCCGGCAAGACGGTGGTGCAGCAGACCCTGGCCAAGCACTCCAACGCCCAGGTGATCATCTACGTGGGCTGCGGCGAGCGGGGCAACGAGATGACCGAGGTGCTGACCGAATTCCCGGAATTGAAGGATCCCAAGACCGGACGTCCTCTGATGGAACGGACGGTGCTGATAGCCAACACCTCCAACATGCCGGTGGCGGCCCGGGAGGCCTCCATCTACACCGGCATCACCCTGGCCGAATATTTTAGGGACATGGGCTTCTCGGTGGCCATGATGGCCGACTCCACCAGCCGCTGGGCCGAGGCCCTGCGCGAGATATCCTCCCGGCTGGAGGAGATGCCCGGCGAGGAGGGCTATCCCACCTACCTGTCCTCCAAGCTGGCCGCCTTCTACGAAAGGGCCGGCCGGACGGTGTGCCTGGGCTCGGACGGCCGCATCGGGTCGGTGACCGTGGTGGGCGCGGTGTCGCCTCCGGGGGGCGATTTCTCCGAGCCGGTCACCCAGAGCACCCTGCGGATCGTGGGCACTTTTTGGGCCCTGGATGCCAGCCTGGCCCAGCGCCGGCATTTTCCGGCCATCAACTGGAACCGGTCCTATTCGCTGTACGCCGAGATGCTCACCGGCTGGCTGAAGGAGAACGTGGTGGGCGACTACGACCTGGTCCGCCGGCGGGCCATGGAGCTGCTGCAGAAGGAGGCCGAGCTGCAGGAGGTGGTCCAGCTGGTGGGCCCGGACGCCCTGCAGGACAACGAGCGGATGATCATCGAGGTGGGCAAGATGCTGCGGGAGGATTTTCTGCAGCAGCACGCCTTCTCCGAGGTGGACGGCCACTGCTCGCTGGACAAGGGCTACTGGATGCTGAAAGGGATCCTGGCCCTGTACGACGAGTGCCAAAAGGCCATCTCCCACGGCAAGATGCATATCAACGATATTCTCAATCTCCAGCAGATAGAACAGTGCGCCCGGTTCAAAGAGGTTCCCCAGAAGGAATTCAAGGCCCATATGGATAAATTCATGGCCGGCCTGGCCGATACCTTCGCCGGGAAATAA
- a CDS encoding exopolyphosphatase, whose product MRLVTRADFDGLICGVLLKEAGIIDNILFVHPKDVQDGKVEVTADDVLANVPYAKGCGMWFDHHMSELERKAFPADYKGWSSPEKSCARVIYKHYGGADKFPRFTEMMTAVDKSDSGDLSIEEVAEPRGWLLLAVVMDPRTGLGRYSDYRISNLQLMQDLMESCRTMPIEEILEQPDVKERVKRYHESEWMYKEMIKGHSRVEDKVLVVDLRQMEEIPSGNRFVEYGMFPNINISIRVMWGLKKQNVVFAVGHSIINRTSQTKVGSLMLKYGGGGHDKVGTCQVPAEKAEEVLAELVKQIKADG is encoded by the coding sequence ATGCGTCTAGTAACCAGAGCGGATTTCGATGGATTGATCTGCGGCGTCCTGTTGAAGGAGGCCGGCATCATCGACAATATTCTGTTCGTCCACCCCAAGGACGTCCAGGACGGCAAGGTCGAGGTCACGGCCGACGACGTGCTGGCCAACGTGCCCTATGCCAAGGGCTGCGGGATGTGGTTCGACCATCACATGTCCGAGCTGGAGCGCAAGGCCTTCCCGGCCGATTACAAGGGCTGGTCCAGCCCGGAGAAGAGCTGCGCCCGGGTGATCTACAAGCATTACGGCGGGGCCGACAAGTTCCCCCGCTTCACCGAGATGATGACCGCGGTGGACAAGTCCGACTCCGGCGACCTAAGCATCGAGGAGGTGGCCGAGCCCCGGGGCTGGCTGCTGCTGGCGGTGGTGATGGACCCCCGCACCGGCCTGGGCCGCTACAGCGACTACCGGATCAGCAACCTGCAGCTGATGCAGGACCTGATGGAATCCTGCCGGACCATGCCCATCGAGGAGATCCTGGAGCAGCCGGACGTCAAGGAGCGGGTCAAGCGCTACCACGAATCGGAGTGGATGTACAAAGAAATGATCAAGGGCCACTCCAGGGTGGAGGACAAGGTGCTGGTGGTGGACCTGCGCCAGATGGAGGAGATCCCCAGCGGCAACCGTTTCGTGGAATACGGGATGTTCCCCAATATCAACATCTCCATCCGGGTGATGTGGGGCCTCAAGAAGCAGAACGTGGTGTTCGCGGTGGGGCACAGCATCATCAACCGGACCTCCCAGACCAAGGTGGGCTCGCTGATGCTGAAGTACGGCGGCGGCGGGCATGACAAGGTTGGGACCTGCCAGGTGCCGGCCGAGAAGGCCGAGGAGGTGCTGGCCGAATTAGTGAAGCAGATCAAGGCCGACGGGTAG
- a CDS encoding V-type ATP synthase subunit B — protein MDLTTKKYQSISYISGPLLFVDNAKGLSYGSIVEIELPDGSKKGGQTIEVSEKYAVIQVFEETRGLDLAKSSVSLKEDVARIPVSRDMIGRRFNGLGEPIDGLPPIIPEKRLEIIGQPMNPTSRAKPEEFIQTGISTIDGFATLVRGQKLPIFSGAGLPANEIAAQIVKQAKVLGAKEEFAVVFAAMGITSREAAFFITEFEESGALAKTVVFMNKADDPTIERILTPRCALTCAEHLAYDHGMQVLVILTDMTNYCEALREVGTAREEIPGRRGYPGYMYTDLAQIYERAGRIHGRKGSITQIPILTMPDDDITHPIADLTGYITEGQLVLSRQLHRIGCYPPIDPLPSLSRLMNNGIGEGHTRKDHREWANQLYAAYASGRDLRKLVAIIGEEALTEIDRKYLKFAEGFEKVMINQGQTDRSIEETLQIGWDLMSELPAKELKRISKDHIHKYYHGETMEKMYGREER, from the coding sequence ATGGACTTAACCACCAAGAAATACCAGAGCATTTCCTACATCTCCGGGCCGTTGCTGTTCGTGGACAACGCCAAGGGGCTGTCCTACGGGTCCATAGTGGAGATCGAACTGCCCGACGGCAGCAAAAAGGGCGGGCAGACCATCGAGGTCTCGGAGAAATACGCCGTGATCCAGGTGTTCGAGGAGACCCGGGGGCTGGACCTGGCCAAGAGCTCGGTCAGCTTAAAAGAAGACGTGGCCCGGATTCCGGTGTCGCGCGACATGATCGGCCGGCGCTTCAACGGCCTGGGCGAGCCGATAGACGGCCTGCCGCCCATCATCCCAGAGAAGCGGCTGGAGATCATCGGTCAGCCCATGAACCCGACCTCCCGGGCCAAGCCGGAGGAGTTCATCCAGACCGGTATCTCCACCATCGACGGCTTCGCCACCCTGGTGCGGGGCCAAAAACTGCCCATCTTCTCCGGGGCCGGACTGCCGGCCAACGAGATCGCCGCCCAGATCGTCAAGCAGGCCAAGGTGCTGGGGGCCAAGGAGGAGTTTGCGGTGGTGTTCGCCGCCATGGGCATCACCTCCCGCGAGGCGGCCTTCTTCATCACCGAGTTCGAGGAGTCCGGGGCCCTGGCCAAGACGGTGGTCTTCATGAACAAGGCCGACGATCCCACCATCGAGCGTATCCTGACCCCGCGCTGCGCCCTGACCTGCGCCGAGCACCTGGCCTATGACCACGGCATGCAGGTGCTGGTGATCCTGACCGACATGACCAACTACTGCGAAGCCCTGCGCGAGGTGGGCACCGCCCGCGAGGAGATCCCGGGGCGGCGCGGCTATCCCGGCTACATGTACACCGACCTGGCCCAGATCTATGAGCGGGCCGGCCGCATCCACGGGCGCAAGGGTTCCATCACCCAGATCCCCATCCTGACCATGCCGGACGACGACATCACCCACCCCATCGCCGACCTGACCGGATACATCACCGAGGGCCAGCTGGTGCTGTCCCGCCAGCTGCACCGCATCGGCTGCTACCCGCCCATCGATCCCCTGCCCTCGCTGTCCCGCCTGATGAACAACGGCATCGGCGAGGGTCACACCCGCAAGGACCACCGGGAGTGGGCCAACCAGCTGTATGCCGCCTATGCCTCGGGCCGCGACCTGCGCAAGCTGGTGGCCATCATCGGCGAGGAGGCCCTTACCGAGATCGACCGCAAGTACCTCAAGTTCGCCGAGGGTTTCGAGAAGGTGATGATCAACCAGGGACAGACCGACCGCAGCATCGAGGAGACATTGCAGATCGGCTGGGACCTGATGTCCGAACTGCCGGCCAAGGAGCTAAAACGCATCAGCAAGGACCACATTCACAAGTATTACCACGGCGAGACCATGGAGAAGATGTACGGCAGGGAAGAACGGTGA
- a CDS encoding DUF853 family protein, with protein MSITPILVAKGEKELFLLPQMANRHGLIAGATGTGKTVTLQVLAQSFSRIGVPVFMADVKGDLAGLSQPGASNPKIDQRLKKLGLEGFQFSASPVACWDVFGVSGHPVRTTVSEMGPLLLSRLLNLNEIQSGVLSLVFRIADDDGLLLLDMKDLRSMLQYAGDHASEFTTEYGKISAASIGAIQRALLALEEQGADKLFGEPALDLDDIIQTDPQGRGVVNILSADRLMNSPKTYATFLLWILSELFEQLPEVGDLPKPKLVFFFDEAHLLFNDAPEALLEKIEQVVRLIRSKGVGVYFITQNSSDLPDQILGQLGNRVQHALRAFSANDQKAIRAAAQTFRLNPKLDIEQAITQLEVGEALISFLEEKGSPAIAERALILPPSGQIGPITAEQRDRLIKGSVLFGHYEKDIDRESAYEMLKAKAMRVQQAAPAPGTKPAGRQRQGLGEAMVKSAARAAASQAGRAIIRGVLGSLFGGKKGLF; from the coding sequence ATGAGCATAACTCCCATCCTGGTCGCCAAGGGGGAAAAAGAGCTTTTTCTGCTTCCCCAGATGGCCAACCGCCACGGCCTGATAGCCGGGGCCACCGGCACCGGCAAGACCGTCACCCTGCAGGTGCTGGCCCAGAGCTTCAGCCGGATCGGGGTGCCGGTCTTCATGGCCGACGTCAAGGGCGACCTGGCGGGGCTCAGCCAGCCGGGAGCTTCGAACCCCAAGATCGACCAACGGCTTAAAAAACTCGGCCTGGAAGGATTCCAGTTTTCGGCCAGCCCGGTGGCTTGCTGGGACGTGTTCGGAGTCTCGGGCCATCCAGTAAGGACCACGGTGTCGGAGATGGGCCCGCTGCTGCTGTCCCGCCTGTTGAACCTGAACGAGATCCAGAGCGGCGTCCTTTCGCTGGTGTTCAGGATCGCCGACGATGACGGACTGCTGCTGCTGGACATGAAGGACCTGCGGTCCATGCTCCAATATGCCGGCGATCACGCCTCGGAGTTCACCACCGAATACGGAAAGATCTCGGCGGCCAGCATCGGCGCCATCCAGCGGGCCTTGCTGGCCCTGGAGGAGCAGGGGGCCGATAAATTGTTCGGCGAACCGGCCCTCGATCTGGACGATATCATCCAGACCGATCCCCAGGGGCGGGGGGTGGTCAACATCCTGTCGGCCGACCGGCTGATGAATTCGCCAAAAACCTACGCCACCTTTTTGCTGTGGATCCTGTCGGAGCTGTTTGAGCAGCTGCCCGAGGTGGGCGACCTGCCCAAACCCAAACTGGTCTTTTTCTTTGACGAGGCCCACCTGTTGTTCAACGACGCCCCGGAGGCCCTGTTGGAGAAGATCGAGCAGGTGGTGCGGCTGATCCGCTCCAAGGGGGTGGGGGTTTATTTCATCACCCAGAATTCCAGCGACCTCCCCGACCAGATCCTGGGCCAGCTGGGCAACCGGGTGCAGCATGCCTTAAGGGCCTTCAGCGCCAACGACCAGAAAGCGATCAGGGCCGCGGCCCAGACCTTCCGCCTGAACCCCAAGCTGGACATCGAACAGGCCATCACCCAGCTGGAGGTGGGCGAGGCCCTGATATCATTTTTGGAGGAAAAAGGCAGCCCGGCCATAGCGGAACGGGCCCTGATCCTTCCACCCTCCGGCCAGATCGGTCCGATCACCGCCGAACAGAGGGACCGGTTGATAAAAGGTTCGGTGCTGTTCGGCCATTACGAAAAGGACATCGACCGGGAGTCGGCCTATGAGATGCTGAAGGCCAAGGCCATGCGGGTGCAGCAGGCGGCCCCTGCCCCGGGGACAAAACCGGCCGGCCGCCAGCGCCAGGGCCTGGGAGAGGCCATGGTCAAAAGCGCCGCCCGGGCCGCCGCCAGCCAGGCGGGAAGGGCCATCATCAGGGGAGTGCTGGGATCGTTGTTCGGCGGCAAAAAGGGTTTGTTCTAA
- a CDS encoding V-type ATP synthase subunit D yields MENVSPTRMNLLARKAQVSLAKQGVDLLKKKRDALVAEFFGVVRNTLESRNKLNAAAQEAVNQLNIAASIEGKPLLESAALAGKRQVMLQVAEKNVWGIKIPEVSTAHSLKRDPFQRGYNAATAPGRVIKTADNFEEMIDLLVEVAGRETRLKKLGQEIKKTTRRVNALEQIVIPRLYRQMAYIKSVLEQREREDVFRLKLIKNKGE; encoded by the coding sequence ATGGAAAACGTATCGCCAACCAGGATGAACCTGCTGGCCCGAAAGGCCCAGGTATCATTGGCCAAACAGGGGGTGGACCTGCTGAAGAAGAAACGCGACGCCCTGGTGGCGGAGTTCTTCGGCGTGGTCCGGAACACGCTGGAATCGCGCAACAAGCTTAACGCGGCGGCCCAGGAGGCCGTCAATCAGTTGAACATTGCGGCCTCCATAGAGGGCAAGCCCCTGCTGGAATCGGCGGCCCTGGCCGGCAAGCGCCAGGTGATGCTGCAGGTGGCGGAGAAGAACGTCTGGGGCATCAAGATCCCCGAGGTCTCCACCGCCCATAGCCTGAAAAGGGACCCCTTCCAGAGAGGGTACAACGCCGCCACCGCCCCGGGCCGGGTGATAAAGACCGCCGATAATTTCGAGGAGATGATCGACCTGCTGGTGGAGGTGGCCGGGCGGGAGACCCGCCTGAAAAAACTGGGCCAGGAGATAAAGAAGACCACCCGCCGGGTCAACGCCCTGGAACAGATCGTGATCCCCCGGCTGTACCGCCAGATGGCCTACATCAAAAGCGTCCTGGAGCAGAGGGAGAGGGAGGATGTCTTCCGGCTCAAACTGATAAAGAACAAAGGCGAATGA
- a CDS encoding GWxTD domain-containing protein, with product MRIKPKYIMVLLGSLFIAVPSAGAMGRRPEMMTEYTEASQGSLRFYLQRVLFRDSLGRSNIEFSYSLAMDQLQFIAEGENYQAGYAISVIIYDQDGQQTAGDSWERTVKIPNYHQLQRGDSILADTLILPLPPGGYRAKITCRDENSDRMGQFDQQLTVPFLSSGNYIGGVKFERDYHGSLIPWPNRIYGDGAGPIIFRVDLYHQGSDSLDLKASLSDPRTQKTVWQKTQGITDRPGREARTIIPVDSFPDGNYRLGLVISDHKKNLLWQSQYQVMVQNPALLTRGDFEEKIAQVEYISRRSEFDSLRKAGPEQRDSLWKTFWKSRDPTPDTDKNEYRDAYYEKINYANSNFGSSIRPGWRTDMGRIYIKYGQPDETEKHPFEIDSPPYETWYYYQEGLKIIFLDRHGFGDYRIVYANKEI from the coding sequence ATGAGAATAAAACCCAAGTATATCATGGTCCTCCTTGGTTCTCTGTTCATTGCCGTTCCATCTGCCGGGGCCATGGGCCGCCGGCCGGAGATGATGACCGAGTACACCGAGGCCAGCCAGGGATCCCTGAGATTCTACCTGCAGAGGGTCCTGTTCCGGGACAGCCTGGGGCGGAGCAACATTGAATTCTCCTATTCGCTGGCCATGGACCAGCTGCAGTTCATAGCCGAGGGGGAAAATTACCAAGCGGGCTATGCCATCTCCGTGATCATCTATGACCAGGACGGCCAGCAAACAGCCGGCGATAGCTGGGAGAGGACGGTTAAGATCCCAAATTATCACCAGCTGCAGAGAGGCGACAGCATTTTGGCCGACACCCTGATCCTGCCGCTGCCCCCCGGCGGGTACCGGGCCAAGATAACCTGCCGGGATGAAAATTCGGACCGGATGGGCCAATTCGACCAGCAGTTGACGGTCCCGTTCCTTTCCAGCGGTAATTATATCGGCGGGGTGAAGTTTGAGCGCGACTACCACGGCAGCCTGATCCCCTGGCCCAATCGGATATACGGCGATGGCGCCGGGCCGATAATATTCCGGGTGGATCTATATCACCAAGGGTCCGACAGCCTGGACTTGAAAGCCAGCCTCAGCGATCCCCGGACCCAGAAGACGGTCTGGCAGAAGACCCAGGGGATCACCGATCGGCCTGGCCGCGAGGCCCGAACGATCATCCCGGTCGACAGCTTTCCGGACGGCAACTACCGGCTGGGCCTGGTTATTAGCGACCATAAAAAAAACCTGCTATGGCAGAGCCAGTATCAGGTGATGGTACAGAACCCGGCCTTGCTTACCAGGGGCGATTTCGAGGAAAAGATCGCCCAGGTGGAATATATTTCCAGGCGAAGCGAATTCGACAGTCTGAGGAAGGCCGGACCCGAACAGCGGGACAGCCTGTGGAAAACCTTTTGGAAGTCCCGCGATCCCACTCCGGACACCGACAAGAACGAATACCGCGATGCCTATTATGAGAAGATCAACTACGCCAACAGCAACTTCGGCTCCAGCATCAGGCCCGGCTGGAGAACCGACATGGGGCGGATATACATTAAATACGGACAGCCCGACGAGACCGAGAAGCATCCCTTTGAAATCGATTCCCCGCCCTATGAGACATGGTATTATTACCAGGAGGGGCTGAAGATAATTTTCCTGGACCGCCACGGGTTCGGGGATTACCGGATAGTTTACGCTAACAAGGAGATCTAG
- a CDS encoding GWxTD domain-containing protein: MRQIKIAAWAAGVLILFSGLAGAFPLKSKGTLEFWVDGASFASDSGQTWQEIYWSIRAGDFTARDTLGRKMALFRTEILLKDQKGTLVLREGWNSLSPMPTEQMLKQKDMVMLDQVEARRLKPGSYNLLMTITDLAGGKQGLVDTIFDVPGYGDLGLSHIELSSGIAVDSSPGRFKKGSLTVKPWPSRVFDDELYYYYEIYNLAAAVDTLNKRYLRVLYFSEKDPAQKIISHKEIAAIPGPLSDYGGLRIDDLPEGRYRLRAQLIEGSRILASSYVNFEITHPGMVMLAEKEKIAGEIAQMERDGGGYSARIEHIGVKQQIDLLSKLDENGKKELLRRFWKQRDPVPETKENEALIAHAQRCRYADQNFTENFAGGLKGSQTERGRIYIKYGPWDDREITTNALQNRPHDIWSYDNGRKFIFFDKAGIGKFELIYSKTSEEKTDPEYRQYISDF; this comes from the coding sequence ATGAGGCAGATCAAAATTGCCGCCTGGGCCGCTGGTGTTCTGATTCTCTTTTCCGGCCTGGCCGGGGCCTTTCCCCTAAAATCCAAAGGAACGCTGGAATTCTGGGTGGATGGGGCGTCCTTTGCCAGCGACAGCGGCCAGACCTGGCAGGAGATCTACTGGAGCATAAGGGCCGGCGACTTTACGGCCAGGGACACCCTGGGGCGGAAAATGGCACTCTTCCGGACGGAGATACTGCTTAAAGACCAGAAAGGCACCCTGGTGCTGAGAGAAGGCTGGAATTCATTGTCCCCCATGCCCACCGAGCAGATGCTGAAGCAGAAGGATATGGTGATGCTGGACCAGGTCGAGGCCCGGAGGCTGAAACCAGGCAGTTATAATTTGCTTATGACCATCACCGACCTGGCCGGGGGAAAACAGGGCCTGGTGGACACTATTTTCGATGTGCCGGGATACGGGGATCTGGGCCTCAGCCATATAGAGCTGTCCTCCGGCATCGCAGTTGACTCCAGTCCGGGCCGGTTTAAAAAAGGGTCACTGACGGTAAAACCCTGGCCCAGCAGGGTCTTTGACGATGAATTGTATTATTATTATGAGATCTACAACCTGGCGGCAGCTGTCGACACTCTGAACAAAAGGTATCTTAGGGTTTTATATTTTTCGGAAAAGGACCCTGCCCAGAAGATCATCAGCCACAAGGAGATTGCAGCGATCCCCGGCCCGCTGTCCGACTATGGAGGCCTGAGGATCGACGATCTGCCGGAGGGACGGTATCGTTTACGGGCTCAGCTGATCGAGGGTTCCAGGATCCTAGCCAGCAGCTACGTCAATTTTGAGATCACCCACCCCGGGATGGTTATGCTGGCTGAAAAGGAGAAGATCGCCGGGGAGATCGCCCAGATGGAGCGGGACGGCGGGGGTTATTCCGCCCGGATAGAACATATCGGGGTCAAGCAACAGATCGATCTGCTGAGCAAGCTTGATGAGAACGGCAAAAAAGAATTGTTGAGAAGATTCTGGAAACAACGCGACCCGGTTCCGGAAACAAAAGAAAATGAGGCGCTGATCGCCCATGCCCAACGCTGCAGATATGCCGATCAGAATTTTACCGAAAACTTTGCCGGCGGCCTTAAAGGCAGCCAGACCGAAAGAGGACGGATCTATATCAAATACGGCCCCTGGGACGACCGGGAGATCACCACCAACGCCCTCCAGAACCGGCCTCATGACATCTGGAGCTATGATAACGGGAGGAAGTTCATCTTCTTTGATAAGGCGGGAATTGGCAAATTCGAGCTGATTTATTCCAAAACTTCCGAGGAGAAGACCGACCCCGAGTATCGGCAATATATCAGTGATTTTTGA